Proteins from a single region of Desulfitibacter alkalitolerans DSM 16504:
- a CDS encoding sigma-54 interaction domain-containing protein produces the protein MEKSWLTILESSMSQGQGFNKLNETDDLLNAILEACDDGILISDVHGMVVFINKAYVRVTGIQKEQIVGKNLKELLEEGLINVAVSLMVIEQGTSISKIHKYATGKKALTTANPIMDTQNQMVGVLNSTRDISSLIQMKNELEETQKISKKYVEELRHLRQLQMQKDGFIFRSKTMVNMIDLATKAAGYDSNILIYGESGTGKELLSSFIHNHSPRKDGPYIVVNCAAIPNELFESELFGYLPGSFTGALQQGKSGMFELADGGTIFLDEVSELPLPVQSKLLRVIQERELFRIGASKPTKIDIRIIAATNKALLNEVKMGKFREDLYFRLNVFPIKTPPLRERKEDIEDLVLFFLERLNKRYKKNVSITREAVECLKSYSWPGNVRELQNLIEYMFIINPFEEIDIEQLPTHFFTEHLLEKEDVKDPKASKLNHIMDHFEKKVILSTLKSYQSIRKAAEVLEVNPSTLSRKIKKYGIDHDIN, from the coding sequence ATGGAAAAAAGCTGGTTAACCATTCTTGAAAGTAGCATGTCTCAAGGACAGGGTTTCAATAAATTAAATGAAACAGATGATCTGCTTAATGCAATTCTTGAAGCCTGTGATGACGGTATTTTGATTTCTGATGTACACGGAATGGTAGTTTTTATAAATAAAGCATATGTTCGGGTGACCGGAATTCAAAAAGAACAGATTGTGGGGAAAAATTTGAAGGAATTGTTGGAAGAAGGTCTTATTAATGTTGCTGTATCACTAATGGTAATTGAACAGGGAACTTCAATTTCAAAAATACATAAATATGCTACGGGGAAGAAAGCTTTAACCACCGCAAACCCTATTATGGATACACAAAATCAAATGGTCGGTGTTTTAAACAGCACAAGAGATATTTCCAGTCTTATTCAAATGAAAAATGAATTAGAAGAAACACAAAAGATAAGCAAAAAATACGTCGAGGAACTACGCCATCTTCGACAGCTGCAGATGCAAAAGGACGGTTTTATTTTCCGCAGTAAAACTATGGTTAACATGATAGATCTGGCCACAAAAGCAGCAGGCTATGACAGCAATATATTGATATATGGGGAATCCGGTACTGGCAAGGAATTGTTATCGTCTTTCATTCATAACCATAGCCCAAGAAAGGATGGTCCTTACATTGTAGTAAACTGTGCAGCTATTCCTAATGAATTATTTGAATCAGAACTATTTGGCTACTTGCCAGGTTCCTTTACTGGAGCCTTACAGCAAGGAAAATCAGGTATGTTTGAGCTTGCTGACGGTGGCACAATATTTCTTGATGAAGTAAGCGAATTGCCCCTGCCTGTTCAGTCCAAGCTGCTCCGTGTGATTCAAGAAAGAGAGCTTTTTCGAATAGGAGCTTCAAAGCCCACCAAAATTGATATTCGTATTATAGCAGCTACTAACAAAGCTCTATTAAATGAGGTTAAAATGGGAAAATTCAGGGAAGACTTGTATTTCCGCTTAAATGTTTTCCCTATAAAAACTCCTCCTTTAAGGGAAAGAAAGGAAGACATTGAAGATCTCGTGCTCTTTTTTCTTGAGAGATTAAACAAGCGATATAAGAAAAATGTCAGCATTACTCGTGAAGCAGTTGAATGCTTGAAAAGCTATTCCTGGCCGGGAAATGTCAGAGAATTGCAAAATTTAATTGAATACATGTTTATTATTAACCCTTTTGAAGAAATAGACATTGAACAGCTACCAACTCACTTTTTTACAGAACATTTATTGGAAAAAGAGGATGTGAAAGACCCAAAGGCATCCAAATTAAATCATATTATGGATCATTTTGAGAAAAAAGTTATTTTATCAACCCTTAAATCATACCAATCCATACGCAAAGCTGCAGAAGTTTTAGAAGTGAATCCTTCTACCCTATCTAGAAAAATAAAAAAATATGGTATTGACCATGATATAAATTGA
- a CDS encoding isochorismatase family protein yields MSVYDVFDPKVLQETFKKAREIYKERGFQTRMGYGKKPAIINVDLANAWTREGHAFTCVGADEMVANTRKLLDAARPKKIPIFYSTTAFNPNGFLDNGIWDKKIPLRELHLDTYWAQIDERLDPQPDEIIFVKKMASCFAGTPLQYQLTSLGVDTVIVTGATACACVRHTCMDAIACGFRVIVPEETIGDRIPGAIEWNLFDIDAKFGDVEPLENVIEYINNLT; encoded by the coding sequence ATGTCAGTATATGATGTGTTTGATCCAAAAGTATTGCAGGAAACTTTCAAAAAAGCCAGAGAAATTTACAAAGAAAGAGGATTTCAAACAAGAATGGGTTATGGTAAAAAACCAGCGATTATAAATGTAGACTTGGCAAATGCCTGGACTAGAGAAGGGCACGCGTTTACCTGTGTTGGTGCTGATGAAATGGTAGCAAATACAAGAAAATTGTTAGATGCAGCTAGACCAAAAAAAATTCCTATTTTTTACAGCACAACTGCGTTTAATCCAAATGGTTTTTTGGATAACGGTATCTGGGATAAAAAAATTCCCCTTAGAGAGCTGCACCTGGATACTTACTGGGCTCAAATTGACGAAAGACTAGATCCTCAACCTGATGAAATCATCTTTGTCAAAAAAATGGCAAGTTGTTTTGCCGGAACACCACTACAGTACCAGTTAACTTCACTTGGTGTGGATACAGTTATTGTTACAGGTGCCACAGCCTGTGCCTGTGTAAGACATACATGTATGGATGCCATTGCCTGCGGTTTCCGAGTAATCGTTCCTGAGGAAACCATAGGAGATAGGATACCTGGAGCAATCGAATGGAACCTTTTTGACATTGACGCCAAGTTTGGTGATGTGGAACCTTTAGAAAATGTTATAGAATATATAAATAATTTAACCTAA
- a CDS encoding sodium:solute symporter family transporter has product MDNLTFGSNVWLQLVIGLVVFICLLIGIGYIATIRTKNTADFAVGGRSLGPLIIAICMVSTYGSASSYLGNGGLAYTYGWPMAWIWIGCIPGLIIPTLLFGPRMRVISARLNTLTIPDFLGEMYESKFLRAFVSLGIVMFYVPMMIAQFKGVGVVFSAFFDIPFVTATLVFGIIMIMYCAMGGLLAVAWTDAVQGVFMAAVMFVLVPVSIYAVGGWGAMNMKLEAINPTLNAIFEPNLFTPLTAFFMVIYYWLWQIGQPYMSARFFALKDVQSFKRLVIYLIIFTTIISGAMWAGTAGRILFPELADPDSVVPMVIKTYFPSILGVMAVIGILSAILTTVAGVLITVGTTVGHDLINKTLNKKLTEKQALRVSQLSTFAIGGLSLALSLWKTPQFLSLLVYAALGGMACMVVGPVIMAVYDKKATKQGAIAGSIIGTTLFLTLLIGINFNVWISGATGMVTSIMVTFLASRIIGIPPKQATDIHQYYGRVQEQLGQ; this is encoded by the coding sequence ATGGATAACTTGACATTTGGAAGCAATGTCTGGCTGCAGTTAGTAATTGGTCTTGTTGTTTTTATTTGTCTGCTAATTGGAATTGGCTATATTGCCACCATTAGAACAAAAAATACTGCTGATTTTGCTGTTGGCGGTAGATCCTTAGGCCCATTAATTATTGCTATTTGCATGGTTTCCACCTACGGCAGTGCCAGCAGTTATCTAGGCAATGGGGGCCTGGCCTATACGTATGGCTGGCCAATGGCATGGATCTGGATTGGATGTATTCCAGGATTAATTATCCCAACATTGCTGTTTGGACCTAGGATGCGTGTAATTAGTGCACGGTTGAATACATTGACTATTCCAGATTTTTTAGGGGAAATGTATGAAAGTAAATTCTTGCGAGCCTTTGTTTCTCTTGGAATAGTTATGTTTTATGTCCCCATGATGATTGCCCAGTTCAAAGGCGTTGGTGTTGTTTTCAGTGCTTTTTTTGACATCCCCTTTGTTACTGCAACGCTAGTTTTTGGCATTATCATGATCATGTATTGTGCCATGGGTGGTTTGCTGGCAGTAGCTTGGACAGATGCTGTCCAGGGCGTGTTTATGGCAGCAGTCATGTTCGTGTTGGTGCCTGTAAGTATTTATGCTGTTGGTGGCTGGGGAGCCATGAATATGAAGTTGGAAGCGATTAACCCAACCTTAAATGCAATTTTTGAACCTAACCTGTTTACACCTTTGACCGCATTCTTTATGGTTATCTATTACTGGCTGTGGCAAATCGGTCAGCCTTATATGAGTGCCAGGTTTTTTGCACTCAAAGATGTTCAAAGCTTTAAAAGACTAGTTATTTATCTTATTATCTTTACTACAATAATCAGTGGTGCCATGTGGGCTGGGACAGCAGGAAGAATTTTATTCCCAGAATTGGCTGACCCAGATTCTGTCGTGCCCATGGTTATTAAAACCTACTTTCCTTCCATCTTAGGAGTCATGGCTGTAATTGGCATTTTATCAGCTATTCTGACCACCGTGGCTGGTGTACTAATTACTGTAGGAACAACGGTAGGTCATGATTTGATTAACAAAACACTTAATAAAAAATTAACAGAAAAACAGGCTTTAAGGGTTTCCCAGCTTAGTACCTTTGCAATAGGTGGACTTTCACTTGCACTTTCCTTGTGGAAGACACCCCAATTTTTGTCCTTGTTGGTTTATGCGGCACTAGGGGGAATGGCCTGTATGGTAGTTGGACCAGTCATAATGGCAGTTTATGACAAAAAAGCAACAAAGCAGGGTGCAATTGCTGGTTCGATTATTGGGACAACGCTGTTTTTGACATTATTGATTGGCATTAATTTTAACGTTTGGATTTCTGGTGCAACAGGAATGGTTACTTCAATCATGGTGACATTTTTAGCCAGCAGAATAATAGGCATTCCTCCCAAGCAGGCAACAGACATCCATCAATATTATGGAAGGGTCCAGGAACAACTTGGACAATAA